The region TTGTTTGGTTGTTCACAACGTATTTCACCTGCAATCAAATAAATCAATATACATAAAATATTCAATATTAAAAAATGAATCAAAATACATAAACGTTCGGTCTCTAAAACAAAAAGGTTTAAACCTACAAAATTTTGAGGCTTTCTCACATGTCAAatagagaaaaaaaatcaaaaaaaaaaaatatcaagtGTATGTTGATAAAATGGAAAGCAATCATCGCATATTGCTCTAAAGTAACAATGACGTctgtagaaaacaaaaaaaaaaaaaaaaaaaatcaaagaatacatacctttgttatACGAATCAAGCATAGGTTCACCTTAACAGGCTCGTATCTACGTAATCGTGACTCAAATTTTGGAGGCATTGAAACGCCATGTAGTTAGCACCATTAAGAAAAATGGACTGTCAAAAGAGCAAAAATAGACACTGTTGGGATTTTGTCGGCtgcatgtaatttttttttattaatttgtaATGAATTCGTATATTTAAAATATGTACCTCAAGTATCAATAATCTAAGCTGAGAAAAGAAATAGATCTATGAATCTACATTCTACATAGATCAACGATGTCAATAAAAAATGTAAAGCCATACGACCTCTTTATCACCTTCAGCAAACCCAAACCCATAGAGTGCCTGATCTTTCTTTTGCCGAACCCTCTCTTTTATCTTGGGAGTCTACACCTCATTCGCCTACTTCTTGCAGTCTGTTAATATTCCAAAGATGATGTgttcaaaaataagaaaaaaaataaacaaaatttagaAGCACAGATAAACATAACATCAACACGGACATAATTCTCCTCACTTCCTGATGTGTCATCAACAAATATGGCACAATATTGGTTGTGAATATCAAACAGATGCATTATGTGACAGTTTACCATCCCTTTTAGGTATTCATAGGCATTTCTCTGATCTAAGTCATCAAGAATTCCACATAACCATGACCCTCTGCATTTCAGAAACTGCCCCatttaaagtatatatatattctcattaATTGGTAGATAATTTGGGATTAAAAAAGGAAAACTTTGTTGTATGAATTATTAAATACCTGTAGGTGTACACTTATGGTTTCTTGGCTAATGAAAATCCAAGTCAATGCTCCCAATAAAGTTAACGGCTGTTAGttgaaaaaaatattaaacaGTAAGTTTAATCAAGTGAAAAACGATGAAAGTATGATTAATATACCAAATGACATAAATAATTAAACTTAATTTTGAGTTATTTAGATTCCAACATGTATAGATATGATAAATTTCATTCCTAAAAAAACCAACCACTCCCATAGAACTGATATAATGGAATTATATTATTTTGGTATTATGAGAGGATATATGTGATGTTATAACCGAACCTATAATTTTTGACGCGGATGTCCATAGGTCGGACAGATCAGGGATCATATAAGATAATAGAAACATATTACCTTCTTTTTGGCCATTTCCACAAACACCTCATTGCACTTTCCTTCCACGTAGTAACAGTTTCTAAAACCCAATTTTTTCAAGTTGAACATCTTGATATCGTTGATAATAGCTGTTAAAAAATGGTATAAGGTCTTGACAAATGTAATAGATAAAAACGAATTAATAATTAGATTGAAAGGTACTGTTGACTTCCGGGCTTCTTCTCGAATAAGCTGAATAGAATACCAACTTTACTCTGTTTCCTCCAGTGTTTTGTACGACATGGAGTTACATCCGCCTTAAAAAAGAAGAAATTTATTGGATAAAGAAGAATGAAGAAAGTAGAAGGGACGTAGAAGATGTGTCAGGATAAGAAGCGGAGGTGACGAAAGGGGATCGACATACTTGCATCATCGATGTTGTTTCCCTGAAAAGCTGAAACGTTATGCAACAAAGAGGAGACGCGAGAAACTGAAATCGATTTTAGGGCTTCTGTTAGGCACCAACGGTAGAGATATAGGTGGCTGGGTATGGTAACAATGGTCTGTCGTCTTCTTCTTCCCACCTGTGGCAATATAGAATAGAGTCGGAAGCAAATATAAATGAAGTCGGTGAGAAAGGAGAAATGAAGAACAAATGATACCTTGAATTGTGGACTTCTTCTTCAACGCCCGTCTAAAACTGTGGAGTTTTCGATGACTTTGCCACCGCCGATCAATTGGGGCAAGCAAAGGTTGAATATCGGAGAGGGAGTGTGACAGGGGAGGGGGTGTAGTGGATATCGATCTGATAAGGAAGAAATTGAATATCAATTAGGAGTTATCGTCGGTGGAATAGGGAAGAAGAGAGATAGAGAGCATAGGAAGGAAATGATGAGAGGGTAGTTTGGAAAAGCAAACTGTGACACGAATGGATTTTTGGGGGGTGGCTGCTCATGTGTACAGAACACGTATCACTTCTGAATGAAGCAGTGGATCACACCTGGTAACCAACGCACGTGTCCACCAAATGAAACCCATTGACCAGTCAATAACGAAGAatggaaagaaaataaaaataataaagtgaCAAATACAGCAAAATATAGGGACTTAGAATGGCAGAAATAACAAATGCAAGTGGAGGGACCAAAAGAGACAAATATACTACATCTTTACTGTTCGTTTTCttcacataataataataataataataataataataataataaaaaaataaccaATAATTGAacaattgttttgaaattcaaaagtcaaaattgCCAAAACCTGCATTATTTCTTAACAACTTTTTTAGATAACTAACAGCTTGTAATCCCTTCACATTCTATCAAAAGTCGCAACTACTCGGTATCTGGTTCAGGGTATTAGAACAAAGGGAaatgatatttagaaattagaACAATGAACTTCATAAAACCACGACATATAACATCCAAGAAACATAGATTAGAAGCCAACAACTTCAATCAAGATGACAAAGAAAGAACAATAGAAAAAGTAACAGTTGTTTATTTCCACCACGAGTCAACGCTGTGATCGTTTTCCATCTTGACCTATCAAATTTCAAGTACCTGAAGTGCGTTCTCTTGCATTCCAAGATGTCATCGACGGTGGTTTGGCAGTGGTTTCCGTCAGAATTTTGGTATACGGATTACCAGAAGTATAGTGGGGATTAAACTGAGTAATTGTTGGCGGTGGGTTGGACTCCGTTTTAGTTTGATATATTGAATCTGTAGCACCTGAAGTAGTGTTTTGGTGTTTATTCCAACTAGAAATTGTTGGTGGCATAGCATTGGATACAGATTGAAATGCCCATTTTGTGAATGTAGTTTTTGGGGGAGGATTCACACTGCTAATCGTAGGAGGATCACCATTCAAAAGCCCCTTCAACCATTGGTAGGTGTTTGGTGGCGACATTGGAGGAAGAGATGTTGATTGTTATTTTCTACCGGCAACTTGCAACTCTAGCCGATTCAGATACAGAATGGTCACTTGGAGAGAGGCATAGAAGCTCTCCCTTTGACTCTTAGGAGGAGGGCTTCTAGGTGGTCTACTTATAGGACGAATGCATACATATCTACCTAATGAACCATAAGATAAGATGAGGTTGTTTCTTGGAAATTCTAGTATATGGCAAGATTAGTTAATTAGTTTGGAGTTTTTAACCATAATAGAGTCCTTTCAAAAAATATTTATCATATTGCGTTCTTTcaaaaatatttatcaaaatggtattttttttcttttttttttacttttcagtTTCTTTTATTGTAAATACCTTATTTTTccttttttctcttttatttcttctttttaattatatatatatatatatatatatatatatatatatatatatataaaacagcttttattttagttttttattaccttttttattgtttttttaaataacggtttttttatcttttttttttaaatatccgTTTTTCTTATACCACCTTTTGACCATCAAATTTTAGCCATCATAAATTAAAAACACAATATATTTTAAGGTACAAAAACTCTAACATTCACATACAACGTTTTTAAGGTAAAAAAAAACTCAACATAGTTTGTTACaaaaaaaaacaccacaaaaCAACTCCAACATTGtttattacaaaaagaaaaacattACAATTTGCTTGAACTTGAACCGGTAACAAATCCTTACctgtaaaaaaagaaaaaaaataataataagagaaTAATCACAACAAAtaccataaaaatatatttttttaaactacaTTGGCATAGACAGGCATTGTTTTCGATTATGCCCCGGTTGCCTATAAACTCCACAAATATTGGCATTTCTGCCTTCTTTAATATCTATACCATTTTTTAGTCTTGTTGAACGAGGACGACCTTTTTTATTTCGTAATAGTTCTAAATTTGGAAGTAATTCATTAAATGGTAATTGTCGCCAATACGCTTCATGAGGAAGCGGGGAGAACTCAGATGCCCAAGTAGCACAATAGTATTCAATCGAGTAACATTTATCAACATATTGACAACTATTCAAAGAGAGTTTGGCACATGCACTCAAGACATGAGAACAAGGATATTTAAATGCCTCCCATTTACCACATGTGCAAGTTTTTTGTTCCAAATTAACTACTTGCACATTTCGACCTCTTTGAGTTATCAACTCAAATATACCTTTTTCTCGGTTAAAAGATCTTAAGGAATGTGCACTTGCTTTTGCCATCAAAGCTACTTGTTTTACAACAACATGTGGAGTATGTGTATCTCCATTAGCTTGAGAACTACATCCTAAAGGAAATCTCACATCAAAATAATGCACCATTCTATAGAATGTTAGTTGCACACAAGCTGTGATTGGTAAAAAACGAGCACCTTTAAGTACACTATTGAAAATCTCTGACAAATTTGTTGTGAGCAACCTATATCTCCTTCCACCATCATGTGCAAGTGTCCATCTATTAGGTGGATGACTCTCTAACCATTCTCGAGCACGTGGATTTAACTTCCTAATTTCTTCCATGATGTAGTTGAACTTTCGAATTTGATTCTGACTCCCGGCACGATAAGCTAAAGCTTTCAATTCTGAATTACGAAACTTGTCATAAAAGTTGTTGATGAAATGTCGTAAACAATACCTTCAAAAAAATAATGTAAGTTAATGAAGCAAGTTATTGAAATGTCATAAAAGAATACTTCAAATATATAACAATACTTATGAAAACCACGTGGCTCTAACCATGGAGATCCATGCTCATTAACAGCCTTAAGAATTCCACCATGACGATCAGATATTAGACATATGCCTTCACGGTCTTTTACCACATGATTCTTGGCATGAGAAAGAAACCAATCCCAAGTATCATAAGATTCATTTTCTACAAAAGCAAATGCAAGTGGCAAAATTTGATTATTACCATCAACTCCCATTGCAATCAACATCTTACCCTTGTTTTTTCCATACAAGTGTGTACCATCAATGCTAATAACCGGTCGAAAATAGTGAAACCCTTTGATAGAGGGAGCAAAAGCCCAAAAAACACGCCTAAATTCAACTTCATTCACATCAATCGATCTTGAAACACACAATTCAACTATAGTTCCTGGATTGAACTTTTGAAGTGCGCCTAGATATTTTAGTAAAGCGACATAAGACTCTTCCCAGTTTCCAAACACATGCTCAATTGCTTTTTGCTTCCCAACCCAAAGCTTCTTATATGAAGGAGTATAGCTTAATGTTTCAGCTATTTCAACTCTTAAAGCCGGAATGCTGATAGAAGATTGCTCTTTTATAAGGTGTCTAGTTTCCATAGCAATCAAGCTTGTATCTAGGTTCGGATGGTCTTGAGAAAGCTTATAATGTAAACAAGTGTGTGGACCGGTAtatgatgtgattttaaaataaCCACTACATTTATGTTTACTTGAATGAAGTCTCCATTTGCAACCAGATTGTTAGTACAACTTGCATCTTAGACTCCAAATAGTTGGGCGTGACTCAATTACCTCAAATTGTCTATGTGTCCTAATGCTATGTATTTTGATTGCTCTAACAAGTTCCTCTTTATCCTTGAAAAAATCTTTTCCCAACTCTTGTGTAAAATCATTATTACTCGTTGATTGTGTCACAATCCAATTATCATCAATAGTCAAATTTGTTCCTTCCATATTAGTAAAAGTTGAAGGCACTTCAACATTATTATCAAAAGATGCTTCCTCGTCATCTTTATCTCCAATTTCATCTTCCAATATTCCATTTAACTCAATTTCATTGTCTATATTCATCACATTAGTCACGACAGCAACTTGAgagattataaaaaaaaaaattcattgtcAATCATGTCTATTATAGAATTCATctacaaaacaaacaaaaagaaaTTTTACAATTTTACTCTTAATTTTTTTAACAATCATGTTACATACATAGttcaaattgaaaaaaaaaatattgatttgCATGTCATCTTCATATTTTGTGTCTTCACATTGttttacacacatacatacatatttaATACCACCAACATATAATATTCAATTAAATTATCAATGGGCAGCAAaacataaataatattaaaatgaaaACATTTATGGCTATCTTTTAATAGCATTTGTCTAATTGAAAAGAAACAAAACTTTAAAAATTGTCCAAAAGAAGGGCATAAATGTAATTTCCAATGTAACCAAAGAGCAAAAAAGCATGGTGCTGTGACGTTTGATGCATACAGGGTTCAATGACTATGAGGTTTCATACTTGGTTACTTGATAAGGTAGAGAAGAAAGAGAATAAGGTTTTTATCTATGTTAAGagaattatagaaaaaaaaaattgatgattTTCGTCTACGAATAAATGGCTAATGGAACACAGTTAACCTATTCTTGAACATGATGAAGAAGAAACATAAaaccagaaaaaaaaaatgtttctaaCAAGGCTTTTGATGAAGGGTCAAAATTTTAAGAGAATTGTCTAACATAAAAGCAGGAAAATAATCCATTACATAAGGTTAATATTCATATTTACGTACAAATTTGTCACACAATTTCATTAAAGCATAAACATCATAATACGTACAAATTTATTACTTACTTTTCAATAGTAATTTATATTTAACCAAAAGTTCCTACAATAGAAGTAACATGCAAAAACTCAAACATCATGCTCAATAATAAACTActatatattttctttaaattgatttttttgaATTGTAATTTCAATATTTAACGATATATGTACAAATAATGAAAAACAGTAGCAATCTTGTTTTTCAATCTTCGTTGAAAGATTAGACAAAATGTCAGAATCAATTTTCACATAAATTCACAGAAGTACACAATCTTAAGGCGAAGAGTACAACTCATTAAAGCATGATTGTTCTGGATGTTAATCAATTGCTCCGCTGACAAACGATTTTCCCTAAACAACTACTACTAATAAAAGATGAATATTAACCTTGTGTAAAAGCCGCAAAATAATCGCATACCTTGAATGGAGGAAGGGTGGAACCGTGGAAGAGGTTGCATGTCTGCTCGCCGGCGACGGATGGACGAGGCTTCAGGTGGCCGGCGATGGTGGATGTGGGACAACTGACAGCAACCAGAGCTCTAATTGTCGTttacgtttttttttttgttttttctttctgTTCGTCGTTCCCAGTTAATACAAAAAAACGtgttttttttctaaataaaaatatTACTTTTCAATCTAAAGTAATACCATTATGGTaaatatttttgaatgaacccTATTATGATAAATATTTTTTCCAAAGACTCTATTATGGTTAAAAAGTCAATTAGTTTGTGTGTTtgattgttgattttttttttgtttattgtttttgtcttcttctttgtttttgttttcttatatatatatatatatatatatatatatatatatatatatatatatatatatatatatatatatatatatatatatatatatatatatatatatatatatatatatatatcaaagtagGTTTAAATAAAAACGTCAAATAGAATGAAAACGTGAGAACACTTCTCTGtcaatcattttattaaattaatcttttaagaaaaatatatttaaataaaagtattttaggTATTTGCTACGAACATTAATAACCGATTTAAATTCAAGCCTTTTTTTTTATGCAAGGAAAGTCTATCATCAAATTGATGTTCTCTATTTCCATCAAAATAAGATAAATTTATCCATGCTTTTAGCCCAAATTTAAGAAAGGATACCATGCATTTTGGAGTTTCGCTTCTTTATTtcgttaaaataaaataaaagagacgacatattttttacatttatttttgGCATGTATTATCATTAAGATATTGTGTTTGAATGTTAAATATTGATTTTAAAGTGTAAATCTACAaacttttctttcaaattcttatGTAATATTAGTCTATTAGTAGccatatattaaaaattatatataattctTTTATGGATATTAGTTATTATGAAAGAAAATATATTCTTAAgtccattttaatttttttttttatgatatttttcttATTCCATCCTTAATATTGTTTATGCctattttctaattttctatatatgtttatatttatatCTGAATAACTCTTATATTGAATATTCTATGATGAATAACTACTAGACCGtccaaacaaaaaattaaatgaCATTCTAATATGAATTATGTCAAATTTGCAATCGTGATTCAAAAAAACATTGAATTTTTAGTTCAGATTGTATTCAATAAAGTTGTATTACTAATAGAAATTTCATTGAAATTTGTTTGTTTCTTTATTTACATTGGATTTTTTTAATGACGTTgcaaataatataatatttttgatATTCTAAGACGAACATGTATTGCTCATAGcttttttttacataaaatatATCCCTTATAGAATAAGTAAAACATACTTGATAATCTCAATTAAGCATATGAATTTGCACTCTTAATACATTTTGAAATCTTGCTATATTTTTACTTTTTAGAATAAAACAATTAAGTGTCCATTAAAAATCACTTAAAATAGGAAAAGTATAGGAAATTAATAAATTAACTATTATCCCTAAAAGTCCTCGTAACCACCACTTTCCTTGTTaatctcattttatttttgtAGTTTTATCCTTACACAATTAATTGTATATtctaataatatttaaaatattaattgataaatatatattaaataaaatgatttgcTAAGAATTGTTCTCACGTTTTCACATTATTTAGTGTTCTCATTTTAactatcccatatatatatatatatatatatatatatatatatatatatatatatatatatatataattttattatatttatttatttattttttgtcaaAGAGGGTTATTTTCAGGAGGatgtattatttataattattaaaaatggATGATATTATAAATAGTAAACTTCTAATCATTCTATATTTGACCATATTGTTTTGAGGGGTTGGCAACTTTAGTCGATGTCTAGTTATATATATTATTACACATACAATTATAGTTCATTGGCTTAGACGACAGATGCAATGTGTTTGTCACCACCTTCTATCTTCAATATGTTCATCCTGTTgtgttttagttcaaaaataatttcaaaaagaTGATATTTTAGCAATGGAAGACTTGAATTTTTGAGCAAATATAAACAAGTTAcaacccaccaaggatcatcttgcaaaaaatggaaagataaaacacaaATACAAAAGAGATGAAGAAATAACATGTGTTGTTCTTTGGCCTTCCTGGGAAGCTTGAGTATTTGATAAACAATGTGGAACTTTTGAGACACCAATAATGCACCAACTtgatgtaggatgctagttgtttcGATAAATTTTGTTCTTTGGTCTTCTTGGGAAGCTTGAGTATTTAATGAATAATGTGGAacttttgagacaccaacaatgcaCCAACTTGATGTAGGATGCTAGTCCTTTTGATGTGCTCTTAAGCTTGGAAGCAAATATGTAAGTACTAAATCCAAGAGAGTGAAAAACAAGCAACTAGAACATTCTAACACCTTTGCAAGAGAAGAGTAAgtgagtatgtgtgtgtgtgtgtgagagagagagagagagagagagagatggaactCACAATTTTTACAAGTACGAATGAGAGTAATGAAAGCCTTTCTTTCATCCTTTAAAGCACAACATTATTTATAAGTCCTTAACCATTAAGCCTCATGTATCTACTAGCTAGATTGTCCCCCATGCTTCTCATTACTTTAGATTAAACAAACGAAAAGACCATTTGTCTAATCACCATGCATGTCTATGGCTTTTGCCATAAAAAGAAAAAgttctttttatattttataaaacttaagTTCGTAAAATATGAACATTAAcatttaggtaaaagacaaaaagaCATTTATAGTATAAAATATTGTACACGACTTGTTAATTCATATCATATCAAATATAATGTTACATTGTAATTGTAAAATAATTAATTCCATGAATTTTTTTTGCCAATTTATTCTAAgagtttatgaatatttattaaaatcaatttctaataaataatcaattatctcaagttgttgttagtgtgatccTTACGATCATATGGTAAGTgccaatatcattttaatatgaatCATTAGCGTacaagatctttcaatctcccacttacgCAAGAATCATATTAGATTGATATGAATAATGGTGAACATTCAACAACATTGTACCATCCCAAAAATTacgaggtaaaaatttcatttttaattcaatcaAAACACTAGGTATCTTTTAGCTAAACATCAATTATCCTTTTTCTAAATATTCAAAAGTATTTTCATAAGAAAAAAATTATCATAGTATAGTCCCAAAATCGTCATAAGGCGGAAACATGAGTGGATGCGCTGTGATCAAGCCGAGACCTTGcttttcgaaccggaagtacctcaaaacataaccataaaactataagcacaaagcttagtgagtccccaaaacaccacataccatatataaaTTTGCTATGGGATACAATTGTGGTCTTTTCCTTGAAATTCCATGGGCTACctccatggtctttccttgaaataccatgggctacccccatggtctgacATCAAAGTGCCATGGGTtaacccccatggtctttcatacaaatggcACGGGCTACCCCTGGGGTCTACCATGCAAGTATGACAAGgacaactagcattccacataacaagtaatgggtcggcattggtgccttcaacccgtgcatatagtgagaagactcacctcaatccgtTGATAATCAAATGACTGCACGTGTCTATGAATCAAATAACCTCACACCAACTAACAACATacaatcttaatcaataattatTTCGATAACCCAAAATTTGAGGTCCACTCCATAACCCAACATCCTAAatggtaaaataccattttaccctttacttACTTTAGCCAAAACCAAGGCATATCCTAATTGCATAAAAACCCAAAATGGTAAGCCAAAGTCTAATATGGTCCAACTTCCTAATAGAGCCTAAAACTATCATGAAACCAATACCAAGAAAGCCCACAGTCTAACCATGGCCCAAAGCCAAAAGTTCAATGGCCCAATAAGGGCCAAACCTCAAAAGTCCCAAAATAACATATTGGGGAGTATGTTATGCGTCCCAGAATGGTACACCCTGCATACTCACTCTTGAAGCACATAGTACAAGTCCACAAAGCACAATTCAACATTACACCAAGCGTACActtatgtacgcccaacatactactaAATACTAAGATTTGATTCCATAAGGCCACTTATCATGTAATGTTGACAACTTTACTCCCATACATGGCTTATTAGGACTCAAGAGCTCAAAAAGAAATTAACGAAGGTCTTAAGACATGTATGAGTCAAAATACTCCATAAAGaaggcatttttatgaacaagggacctccCAAAGGCCAAGACCCACATTCTAAActcttggagtagctcatactcacaaggatgactctaaggaccaaaattgaCCCAAAATACTCCTTAAACAAGATCTAACATTTAAAGtcatcaagatagaaactttatacctccaaaaggtaGATCAAGATGGAACAAGCctagatccaaaagcttcaaGCAATCCCAAACATCTCCAAGATGTTCCCTCTTCTTCCATGAACACCAAAAAGCATGAAATACCACCAAAACCTAAAAAAAACCACACAAAtggaagttagggtttcttttCTAAGGTTtatagggatggaggctgaagataataAGGTTTGGTagtgagttaaggagcttaaaaaggggtccaaaaccctaaattcgggttTAAGTCTGACTGGAGTACGTCATGCGTATTTCAGGTACGCCTAATGTACTTCCTTAAGCATCCATGATAATTCTACCTAGTACGCCTCGGGTACCCGGATGTATGCCCCGCATACTAGCCTTAACACTAGTACCCTGTATGTACACTTGTGTACGACATGTGTACTCGTCttaaccctaaaatcaccaaacttCATAGTTCCATAAATTCTTCATTCTATGTCCGTTTCCAACGATTCTTATATCCACTAAAAGGTGACGAGAAGTCTACGCTTTTATCCACTCATCCTTGCCTTAAAATTCTAGAACAAAAATCCAATATTCATAAAATATCGAACTAACACTTTACTGATATGAatcttggctccaaaacacaaaatgAACTTCCAGATCAGCTAAATTATattacccacacccaaatgggtctGAATCTCTTTTTCCCAAAGGCCCATCTTCGGTCCACAACCCTGAAAATAAGGAATGCTTCATAAAAGAGCGTTACCACTGTCccacacttaaattagatttcctCCTCGAAATTACTCCTTACCACCCTCCTCGAAACCAACGTTACAATCAAAATTGTCCAGTGCTGAATAAAAACATTGATCCCATACATTGTCGATCCAAAATGATACTACTAAGATTCTGAAATCCCATTGCAGACTTACAATAATTTTCCACAACTACTTGATATCCTGGTGAATGCTAGAACCACCCTGCAGTCTTATGGCACGTCTATCATGCCATGGTCACCGCCTATGGTCTTACAATACCTTTACTATCAAACCCCCAGACCAGAACGATGGAAACGACCGGAGGCGGGTAACGTATTGTGCAGTATCAAAACAATtggatataaatgaaacatagaaaATCCAAACATCGTACGTCAATAATACAAA is a window of Lactuca sativa cultivar Salinas chromosome 1, Lsat_Salinas_v11, whole genome shotgun sequence DNA encoding:
- the LOC122198253 gene encoding uncharacterized protein LOC122198253, whose product is MSPPNTYQWLKGLLNGDPPTISSVNPPPKTTFTKWAFQSVSNAMPPTISSWNKHQNTTSGATDSIYQTKTESNPPPTITQFNPHYTSGNPYTKILTETTAKPPSMTSWNARERTSGVIHCFIQK
- the LOC111892169 gene encoding uncharacterized protein LOC111892169 gives rise to the protein METRHLIKEQSSISIPALRVEIAETLSYTPSYKKLWVGKQKAIEHVFGNWEESYVALLKYLGALQKFNPGTIVELCVSRSIDVNEVEFRRVFWAFAPSIKGFHYFRPVISIDGTHLYGKNKGKMLIAMGVDGNNQILPLAFAFVENESYDTWDWFLSHAKNHVVKDREGICLISDRHGGILKAVNEHGSPWYCLRHFINNFYDKFRNSELKALAYRAGSQNQIRKFNYIMEEIRKLNPRAREWLESHPPNRWTLAHDGGRRYRLLTTNLSEIFNSVLKGARFLPITACVQLTFYRMVHYFDVRFPLGCSSQANGDTHTPHVVVKQVALMAKASAHSLRSFNREKGIFELITQRGRNVQVVNLEQKTCTCGKWEAFKYPCSHVLSACAKLSLNSCQYVDKCYSIEYYCATWASEFSPLPHEAYWRQLPFNELLPNLELLRNKKGRPRSTRLKNGIDIKEGRNANICGVYRQPGHNRKQCLSMPM